One window of the Pseudomonas sp. S04 genome contains the following:
- a CDS encoding DsbA family protein: MSGPTLHYIYDPLCGWCYGAKPLVQAAQAVLPVLLHGGGMMTGADRQPVSAQLRDYVMPHDRRIAEYSGQPFGQAYFDGLLRDHSAVFDSAPPTAAVLAAERLGGRGLELLGCLQSAHYVQGRRIAEEAVLRELATAIGLDAEAFEAEFKQILANELQVHFKHSRGLLAEVGGQGFPTLVLEQDGQFSLIDIGPWLGKPEAFAQWLGQSLKQPALDSAAVALTCGLDGCVH; encoded by the coding sequence ATGTCTGGCCCGACCCTTCATTATATTTACGATCCCTTGTGTGGCTGGTGCTATGGCGCTAAACCCCTGGTGCAGGCAGCGCAGGCGGTTTTGCCGGTTTTGCTGCACGGCGGCGGCATGATGACCGGAGCCGACCGGCAGCCGGTGAGTGCGCAATTGCGTGACTATGTGATGCCCCACGACCGGCGAATTGCCGAGTACAGCGGGCAGCCGTTTGGCCAGGCTTATTTCGACGGCCTGCTGCGTGATCACTCGGCAGTCTTCGATTCGGCGCCACCGACCGCAGCAGTGCTGGCAGCGGAACGGCTTGGTGGTCGTGGCCTGGAACTGCTCGGGTGCTTGCAGAGTGCACACTATGTGCAAGGTCGGCGCATTGCCGAAGAGGCGGTGCTGCGGGAACTGGCCACCGCCATCGGCCTGGACGCCGAGGCCTTTGAGGCGGAGTTCAAGCAGATCCTGGCCAACGAGTTGCAGGTCCACTTCAAGCACAGCCGCGGGCTGCTGGCAGAGGTTGGCGGGCAAGGGTTTCCGACGCTGGTGCTGGAGCAGGATGGGCAGTTTTCCCTGATCGATATCGGCCCTTGGCTGGGCAAGCCTGAAGCCTTTGCCCAATGGCTGGGCCAGTCGCTGAAACAGCCTGCGCTTGATAGCGCGGCAGTGGCTCTGACCTGTGGGCTGGACGGTTGTGTCCATTGA
- a CDS encoding OprD family porin, translating to MLNKRISLIALGMLSATQAMANDQAESKGFVEDSSLKVLLRNAYINRDYKDGNDDKAEWGQAAIGTFSSGFTQGTVGVGVDAFGLYALRLDGGKGRSGAGGIDFFKQGDSGAAANDLSKAGAAVKFRLSSTVLTYGDQMPALPVLNYDNSRLLPESYTGTLITSKEIEGLELNAGRFTAESRKSAEGRDSGGLKSINVLGGSYQFTEQFKGALYASDVEDVLKKQYINLNYVFPLASDQSLTLDLNGYRTKLEDSYVRESGATGDDNKIWSLAGTFATGPHSFTLAHQRSTGDSNLGYAYGGYQKDQGRVGDGGNTIYLANSYWSDFNAEDERSWQLGYGLDFGAFGVPGLTYNVAYVRGDNITTSTSTGGTEREIFNQFKYVVQSGPAKDLSVKLRSSILRVSQKSSEYNVSGNELRVYVDYPINVF from the coding sequence ATGTTGAATAAGCGTATTAGTCTGATCGCACTGGGGATGTTGAGCGCGACTCAAGCAATGGCCAATGACCAAGCTGAGTCCAAGGGTTTTGTTGAAGACAGCAGCCTGAAAGTGCTGCTGCGCAACGCCTACATCAATCGCGATTACAAGGATGGTAACGACGATAAGGCCGAATGGGGCCAGGCTGCCATTGGCACCTTCTCCTCGGGCTTCACCCAGGGCACCGTCGGTGTTGGTGTGGACGCTTTCGGTCTGTACGCTCTGCGCCTGGACGGCGGCAAGGGTCGTAGCGGTGCCGGTGGCATCGACTTCTTCAAGCAAGGCGACAGCGGCGCTGCAGCCAACGACCTGTCCAAGGCTGGCGCGGCGGTGAAATTCCGTCTGTCGAGCACCGTGCTGACCTACGGTGACCAGATGCCGGCCCTGCCGGTGCTGAACTACGACAACTCCCGCCTGCTGCCGGAAAGCTACACCGGTACCCTGATCACTTCCAAAGAGATCGAAGGCCTGGAACTGAACGCCGGTCGTTTCACTGCCGAGTCGCGTAAAAGCGCCGAAGGCCGTGACAGCGGTGGCCTGAAGTCGATCAACGTGTTGGGCGGTAGCTACCAGTTCACCGAGCAGTTCAAGGGCGCGCTGTACGCTTCCGACGTCGAAGACGTGCTGAAGAAGCAGTACATCAACCTGAACTACGTGTTCCCGCTGGCCAGCGATCAGTCCCTGACCCTGGACCTGAACGGCTACCGCACCAAGCTGGAAGACTCCTACGTTCGTGAAAGCGGCGCCACTGGCGACGACAACAAGATCTGGAGCCTGGCAGGCACCTTCGCCACCGGTCCGCACTCGTTCACCCTGGCGCACCAGCGCAGCACCGGTGACAGCAACCTGGGCTACGCCTACGGCGGCTACCAGAAAGACCAGGGTCGTGTCGGTGACGGTGGCAATACCATCTACCTGGCCAACTCCTACTGGTCCGACTTCAACGCTGAAGACGAGCGCAGCTGGCAGTTGGGCTACGGCCTCGACTTCGGCGCTTTCGGCGTGCCAGGCCTGACCTACAACGTGGCTTACGTGCGTGGCGACAACATCACCACCTCCACCAGCACCGGTGGCACCGAGCGCGAAATCTTCAACCAGTTCAAGTACGTGGTCCAGAGCGGCCCGGCCAAAGACCTGAGTGTGAAGCTGCGTAGCTCGATCCTGCGCGTGTCGCAGAAATCCAGCGAGTACAACGTCAGCGGCAACGAGCTGCGGGTGTACGTGGATTACCCGATCAACGTGTTCTGA
- a CDS encoding OmpA family protein, with translation MRVNGRVKPTALAVAVAVGLSGCAQIDNYMGESSGTTACMTGAAVGALVGVAVVVLTKGDGKDMVVAGTAGAGAGCGVALLYRDRVQKLQAVAKQEGLVMQVNELNANVAATPNAAPKLQAVGVEAQVQSSEMFAVGSAELTPAGRRQLTSLATALTDKQADKAPATKKILVVGHTDATGSADFNQKLSEQRARAVGQILADVGIPRQNIYYQGAGASRPLANNATEQGRTENRRVEFVEVQSEQLLVERVRNERSNAKYLAHGTAPATTAKPATTKPSSKPAVVASKPTSKTPAPVAQAPAPAPELKAPVVADSSPNVPLSGKGGVDFGGRPVTDTRSQLAMGITPKSSPFAIIGTANAAAPLSSCVADMPRIEGQVKSLADDKPLKEFATTEFFPGLNGKPWATAVNGHSVAVGPIAVLRDGAKVAQAPKMQLITDFAGAQKKQSPSYASVANTYEGENQILYRVFAIDQQKSPVSCIDIVFDKRAGNAVAGEIYYPKQGDAYVAQFTPKRR, from the coding sequence ATGCGTGTAAATGGAAGAGTGAAACCTACGGCCCTTGCGGTGGCGGTAGCGGTCGGCCTGAGTGGTTGTGCGCAGATCGACAATTACATGGGCGAGTCGTCGGGGACCACCGCCTGTATGACGGGCGCCGCCGTGGGTGCCTTGGTGGGAGTGGCCGTCGTGGTACTGACCAAAGGCGACGGCAAGGACATGGTGGTCGCCGGGACCGCTGGCGCAGGTGCCGGTTGTGGTGTGGCCCTGCTGTACCGCGACCGGGTGCAGAAACTGCAGGCCGTGGCCAAGCAGGAAGGCCTGGTGATGCAGGTCAATGAGTTGAACGCCAATGTCGCCGCCACCCCGAACGCCGCGCCGAAACTGCAAGCCGTTGGGGTTGAAGCCCAGGTCCAGTCTTCGGAGATGTTTGCCGTGGGCTCGGCAGAGTTGACTCCGGCCGGTCGTCGCCAACTGACGTCGCTAGCGACGGCACTGACAGACAAGCAAGCGGACAAGGCCCCCGCTACCAAGAAAATCCTGGTGGTTGGACATACCGACGCCACCGGCTCGGCTGATTTCAATCAGAAGCTGTCGGAACAACGCGCGCGCGCCGTAGGCCAGATCCTTGCCGATGTCGGTATTCCCCGTCAGAACATTTACTACCAGGGCGCCGGTGCATCGCGTCCGCTGGCCAACAACGCCACCGAGCAAGGGCGCACCGAGAACCGCCGTGTCGAGTTCGTCGAAGTGCAGAGCGAGCAGCTGCTGGTGGAGCGCGTGCGCAATGAGCGCAGCAACGCCAAGTACCTCGCCCATGGCACTGCGCCTGCAACTACCGCCAAGCCGGCGACTACCAAGCCTTCGAGCAAGCCTGCGGTCGTGGCCAGCAAGCCCACGAGCAAGACCCCAGCCCCGGTTGCCCAGGCACCCGCGCCAGCACCTGAGCTCAAAGCGCCCGTGGTTGCCGACAGCTCGCCGAACGTGCCGCTCAGCGGCAAGGGTGGTGTCGACTTCGGTGGCCGTCCAGTGACCGATACCCGCTCGCAACTGGCCATGGGCATCACCCCGAAAAGCTCGCCCTTCGCCATCATCGGCACCGCCAACGCTGCGGCCCCGCTCAGTTCTTGCGTTGCCGACATGCCGCGTATCGAGGGTCAGGTCAAGAGCCTGGCGGACGACAAGCCGCTGAAGGAATTCGCCACCACCGAGTTTTTCCCTGGCCTGAACGGCAAGCCATGGGCCACTGCGGTGAACGGTCACTCCGTGGCCGTAGGCCCGATTGCCGTGCTGCGTGACGGCGCCAAAGTGGCCCAGGCACCGAAGATGCAATTGATCACCGACTTCGCCGGCGCACAGAAAAAGCAGAGCCCGAGCTACGCCTCGGTGGCCAACACCTACGAAGGTGAAAACCAGATTCTGTACCGCGTGTTCGCGATCGATCAGCAAAAGTCGCCGGTGAGCTGCATCGATATCGTGTTCGACAAACGCGCCGGCAATGCAGTCGCCGGTGAAATCTATTACCCGAAACAGGGTGACGCTTACGTCGCTCAGTTCACTCCCAAGCGTCGATAA
- a CDS encoding ATP-dependent nuclease — protein sequence MSELVTLPNKPIVSISKLVFSGGSNFSLGPNEKIILVGPNNSGKSQSLRDILAICDSGKNEQAIVISEIEISKSCSTEEFRKFLVEEADYVNGTYRHKDWQVPESHIQFWEYPYLIHGLSPGFIKKIAADDRLMVCEQQQSISPGDQKSKPQHVLYDDEALMKKISGLFKRAFGKELMFDFRGGSRLPIHVGEPPKLEGTVDRVGDSYVNAIRQNPLLDKQGDGMKSYAGILFEAVVADRNVTLIDEPEAFLHPPQMRRLGETLSSEVSGQLIVSTHSSDILRGFLEGTQGDVRILRIRREGIVNIVSEASPEVIKELWEKPELRYSNALEGIFHEQTIICEDDSDCRLINSIADHLSAGSIEQWKDTAYVPTGGKHGIPKVAGVLRKIGVPVKAVFDIDFLSERDLVRSTVTAFGGLWDEIEPLWARVDTAVRNGIKAKTVEQIKQEVIMILNSSGDGDLPKGDIAEAMKQGKPWAEIKKYGTRAIPNGDAQRDYNNLRDKLEEVGIFLVPVGEIENFCPEIGSHGPKFVNKLLSNISLSDNRLDELRIFVERVHKGLHSKLDN from the coding sequence ATGTCGGAGCTAGTAACTTTGCCGAACAAACCTATTGTATCTATATCTAAACTAGTGTTTTCAGGCGGCAGTAATTTCTCCCTTGGTCCGAATGAAAAAATAATATTGGTCGGCCCTAACAATAGCGGAAAATCGCAATCTCTTCGCGACATTCTGGCCATCTGTGACAGCGGAAAAAACGAGCAAGCAATAGTCATATCAGAGATCGAAATTTCAAAATCATGCAGCACAGAAGAATTCCGTAAGTTTTTGGTAGAAGAAGCAGACTATGTAAATGGGACGTATCGCCACAAAGATTGGCAAGTTCCCGAAAGCCATATTCAGTTCTGGGAATATCCGTACCTAATCCACGGTCTATCGCCAGGATTTATAAAAAAAATTGCAGCCGATGATCGATTAATGGTATGCGAACAACAGCAGAGCATTTCACCCGGCGATCAAAAATCAAAGCCACAGCATGTTCTGTATGACGACGAAGCTTTGATGAAGAAAATAAGTGGGCTTTTTAAGCGAGCATTTGGCAAGGAACTAATGTTCGATTTTCGAGGAGGAAGCCGCCTTCCGATTCACGTAGGGGAGCCTCCTAAACTTGAGGGAACAGTTGATCGTGTAGGCGATTCGTATGTAAACGCCATCCGTCAAAACCCACTGTTAGATAAGCAGGGTGACGGAATGAAAAGCTACGCCGGCATTCTATTTGAAGCCGTCGTGGCAGATCGAAATGTTACTTTGATTGATGAGCCAGAAGCTTTCCTACACCCACCGCAAATGCGGCGCCTAGGTGAAACCCTTTCGTCTGAAGTTAGTGGGCAATTAATAGTTTCAACCCATAGCAGCGATATCTTGCGCGGTTTTTTGGAAGGGACACAAGGGGATGTACGTATTTTACGCATCCGCCGTGAAGGAATCGTAAACATAGTCTCAGAAGCATCTCCGGAAGTGATAAAGGAGCTTTGGGAAAAACCGGAACTTCGTTACTCAAACGCGCTTGAAGGTATTTTTCACGAGCAGACCATAATTTGCGAAGATGACAGTGATTGCAGGTTAATTAACTCAATTGCGGATCATTTGTCTGCTGGCTCCATCGAGCAGTGGAAAGATACAGCCTATGTGCCTACCGGTGGAAAGCATGGCATTCCTAAGGTTGCTGGAGTTCTAAGAAAGATAGGCGTGCCAGTGAAAGCAGTATTTGATATTGACTTCTTGTCTGAGCGTGATTTAGTTAGGTCAACAGTCACAGCATTTGGCGGTCTTTGGGATGAAATCGAACCTCTATGGGCTCGCGTCGATACGGCTGTGCGGAATGGCATCAAGGCAAAAACAGTAGAGCAAATCAAGCAAGAAGTAATCATGATATTAAACAGCTCTGGTGACGGTGATCTTCCAAAAGGAGACATTGCTGAAGCAATGAAACAAGGTAAGCCTTGGGCGGAGATCAAGAAATACGGTACACGAGCGATACCTAACGGGGATGCCCAGCGAGATTATAATAATCTCCGAGATAAACTGGAAGAAGTTGGGATATTTCTAGTTCCTGTCGGAGAGATTGAAAATTTTTGCCCAGAAATTGGATCACACGGACCTAAGTTTGTAAATAAGCTACTATCAAATATATCGCTTAGCGACAACCGCCTGGACGAACTTCGCATATTTGTAGAACGAGTGCACAAAGGGCTCCATAGCAAACTAGATAACTAG
- a CDS encoding AAA family ATPase, which translates to MDVQAEIRTWLLKQNDWLQEAADRLLKNGELSPADITALVAIIKTPAGQKPTKHRGFVELTNNPKVGDELRLVRIAEVVGIENLEPRVPLEFGSANLTVIYGHNGSGKSSYTRILKKISGKPRAVDLKTNVFKAAPAHSKCSITSQLNGVESLHEWSVEGDAVDTLRGIDIFDSDEASHYLTAESAATYIPPVISLFEKLASSVEMVRQTLESEQDKLVSALPVLPSIYGATPSKKLYSELGKLSVAELETALRWAAEDERRLLDLVERLKTEDPSALAQQKRRTKVELQKIISALQQASTAFGVDNIQALRLLRQDAVSKRQIAVEGAKVKSAALEGVGTATWRAMWEAARLYSATPYPEIVFPATADARCVLCHQELSEDAQQRLKDFESFVHGKLESDAKTAESTYKASLDQLPGITSEQDMQTQCQAAGVTDEAWWNYLKGFWQQALSAKNALNTHEVGQPATPVHGVDEAIIKLTVYLDELEATAAQYDQDALGFDRAQASNQKLALEAKKWITEQTAAIGIEIDRLRKVKDYESWKGLAGTRAISMKSAEVTQAVVTEVYVERFNRELLALGATRIQVELVKTRTRNAKVLHQLKLKGAQNGRAMPDSVLSDGERRIISLAAFLADVCDKPGAAPFLFDDPISSLDHDFEWFVACRLVELAKTRQVIVLTHRLSLYGILEDLARKEGDRWKADHHQPMCIEAYAGVAGHPADQDVWNANTKKANNMLISKLDTARKAGETGGLRPTGCSPKEFAVSFAS; encoded by the coding sequence GTGGACGTTCAAGCAGAAATTCGTACATGGCTGTTAAAGCAAAATGACTGGCTACAAGAGGCCGCTGACAGGCTTCTGAAAAATGGAGAGCTGAGTCCGGCGGACATTACAGCCCTAGTGGCCATCATCAAGACTCCAGCAGGCCAAAAACCTACTAAGCACCGCGGCTTTGTGGAGTTGACCAACAATCCAAAGGTAGGAGATGAGCTACGGCTGGTTCGAATCGCCGAGGTTGTCGGGATCGAAAATCTGGAGCCCCGTGTTCCACTTGAATTTGGCAGCGCGAACCTCACCGTGATCTACGGTCACAACGGATCAGGTAAATCCAGCTATACCCGCATTCTCAAAAAGATATCGGGCAAGCCAAGGGCCGTTGACCTGAAAACCAACGTATTTAAGGCCGCACCGGCACACAGCAAATGCAGTATCACCTCTCAGCTCAACGGCGTAGAGAGCTTGCATGAGTGGAGCGTAGAAGGCGATGCCGTCGACACACTGCGAGGCATCGACATCTTCGACAGTGACGAGGCCAGCCATTATCTGACAGCTGAAAGCGCAGCGACCTACATCCCTCCCGTCATCAGTCTCTTTGAGAAGCTCGCTTCTTCGGTCGAAATGGTTCGGCAGACTCTAGAGTCCGAGCAAGACAAACTGGTCAGCGCATTACCCGTGCTCCCATCGATTTACGGCGCAACTCCCTCCAAAAAGCTGTACAGCGAGCTCGGTAAGTTGTCCGTGGCTGAACTTGAAACGGCCCTACGTTGGGCCGCCGAAGACGAGCGTCGGCTTTTAGACCTAGTGGAACGCCTCAAGACCGAAGATCCCTCCGCGCTGGCACAACAGAAACGACGCACCAAGGTCGAGCTCCAGAAGATCATCAGTGCACTCCAGCAAGCGTCTACTGCTTTTGGGGTCGATAACATCCAGGCGCTGCGCCTCCTCAGACAGGATGCGGTGTCCAAACGACAAATTGCTGTCGAGGGCGCCAAGGTAAAGTCAGCCGCGCTTGAAGGGGTGGGTACCGCCACATGGCGTGCGATGTGGGAGGCTGCCAGGCTCTATTCCGCAACGCCATATCCAGAAATTGTCTTTCCGGCGACTGCGGATGCACGGTGCGTGCTATGTCACCAAGAACTGTCTGAAGATGCGCAGCAGCGTTTGAAGGACTTTGAATCCTTCGTGCACGGCAAGCTTGAGTCGGATGCCAAGACCGCTGAATCAACGTACAAAGCGAGTCTTGATCAACTGCCAGGCATCACCTCTGAACAAGATATGCAGACCCAGTGCCAGGCTGCCGGCGTGACAGATGAGGCTTGGTGGAATTACCTCAAAGGATTCTGGCAGCAAGCGCTTTCAGCCAAAAACGCTCTGAATACCCATGAGGTCGGCCAGCCTGCAACCCCAGTTCACGGAGTCGATGAAGCCATCATTAAGTTGACGGTTTATCTAGATGAACTGGAAGCGACCGCCGCCCAATACGATCAGGATGCTCTGGGCTTTGATAGAGCGCAGGCGTCGAACCAAAAGCTCGCGCTGGAAGCCAAGAAGTGGATTACAGAGCAAACTGCGGCAATTGGTATTGAGATCGATCGCTTGCGTAAGGTGAAAGACTATGAGTCCTGGAAAGGGTTAGCAGGCACCCGGGCGATATCGATGAAATCAGCAGAAGTGACCCAGGCCGTCGTCACCGAGGTGTACGTTGAACGCTTCAATCGTGAGCTCCTGGCACTCGGCGCAACCCGTATACAAGTCGAATTGGTCAAGACCAGAACTCGCAACGCCAAGGTACTGCATCAGCTCAAGCTCAAAGGTGCTCAAAACGGCCGTGCCATGCCCGACAGTGTCTTGAGTGACGGGGAACGTCGTATTATTTCCCTTGCGGCATTTCTGGCCGATGTCTGTGATAAGCCGGGAGCGGCCCCTTTCTTATTTGATGATCCTATCTCCTCTCTCGACCATGACTTCGAGTGGTTTGTGGCATGCCGCCTCGTTGAGCTTGCCAAAACCAGGCAGGTGATTGTGCTCACTCACCGATTGTCCCTTTACGGAATCCTGGAAGATCTGGCACGAAAAGAAGGTGATAGGTGGAAAGCAGATCACCACCAGCCTATGTGTATCGAAGCCTACGCTGGTGTTGCGGGCCACCCGGCAGACCAAGACGTTTGGAACGCCAATACAAAAAAGGCCAACAACATGTTGATCAGTAAGCTGGATACCGCGCGCAAGGCGGGTGAGACGGGGGGGCTGCGGCCTACCGGATGCTCGCCCAAGGAGTTTGCAGTGAGTTTCGCAAGCTGA
- a CDS encoding poly-gamma-glutamate hydrolase family protein has translation MSDKYVTFAELSTSEPDGAYRIVVRPKGSAVALIAPHAGKIEPGTSEICRSVAGEDLTYYLFEGCKSRSNRHLHITSSRFDEPQGIDVAQSAQVVVTFHGQKGNKHFVNVGGLADQLCASMICHLKAAGFTASQHNDTSIQGHDKNNICNRGTKGQGLQLEISCGLRDALTTDKNAMARFSSAIRSALDER, from the coding sequence ATGTCCGACAAGTACGTCACTTTTGCAGAACTCTCAACATCTGAGCCTGATGGCGCTTATCGCATCGTGGTGAGACCGAAAGGCAGTGCAGTAGCTTTAATTGCTCCTCACGCCGGAAAGATCGAGCCTGGAACATCGGAGATATGCAGGAGCGTCGCCGGGGAAGATCTCACGTATTATTTGTTTGAAGGTTGCAAGTCGCGCAGCAATCGACACCTGCATATCACAAGTTCACGCTTTGACGAGCCACAAGGAATCGATGTTGCCCAGTCAGCTCAGGTGGTTGTGACCTTTCATGGCCAAAAAGGGAATAAACATTTCGTCAACGTCGGAGGCTTGGCTGACCAGCTTTGTGCGTCAATGATCTGCCATCTTAAAGCCGCAGGTTTCACTGCAAGTCAACATAACGATACGAGCATTCAAGGGCACGACAAAAATAACATTTGTAATCGTGGGACCAAAGGGCAAGGCCTTCAGCTAGAAATTTCCTGCGGATTGAGAGATGCTTTAACAACGGATAAGAACGCTATGGCCCGCTTCTCTTCCGCTATTAGGTCTGCGTTAGATGAGCGTTAA
- a CDS encoding RNA-binding domain-containing protein yields the protein MSLNPHTLEDLPSLVESVELECKLAQGQDGKGELPKDFWLTYSAFANTQGGVVLLGVREKDGRFSVAGLSNIEKVRTDLFNTLNNPAKVSVNLLTDREVVVRELEGKQVLEVKIPAASRKQKPVFLNGQPLGNTYRRLHEGDRRCSEEDVRRMFAEQVEDCRDERILPNYDFADIDPDSLRIYRQMLGDIKPGHPALEHQGIEFLRQIGGWRKDRANGVEGLTLAGLLMFGRWLSIQESVPHYFVDYQERPQAKTELRWVDRLVPDGTWSGNLFDFYRRVYRKLVEDLKVPFVLKGDQRQDDTPVHEALREALVNTLVHADYTGRVSVLVVKRPDLFGFRNPGGLRLPLEQVLQGGTSDCRNRLMHQMFLLIGLGERGGSGVPKIYSGWRSQHWRPPALYEKPEPEQTLLELRMLDLLPEGVVEQLRERFGVRFESLEHTARLILATAAIERVVSHNRLLEICDTHAHDLSQLLARLVREGFLVPDGRSRGMIYHLPGEQLPTPEQVFAGPLQSSEHYAGSSEHNGASSEHNAGSSEHKVELDMQRNDDGCLLSNHIDAPLIDDLDRLDAGFREKLEILAEEPRNRERMQKDRMQQVIITLCKEHYLTLNVLANLVKRSPDALRQQYLNGMVKSRQIQLAFPSKPTHERQAYKAHMGGQDEE from the coding sequence ATGTCACTCAATCCCCACACCCTTGAAGACCTGCCCTCGCTGGTGGAATCTGTCGAGCTCGAATGCAAGCTCGCTCAGGGGCAGGATGGGAAGGGAGAGTTGCCTAAGGATTTCTGGTTAACCTACTCCGCTTTTGCTAACACTCAGGGTGGGGTAGTACTGCTTGGCGTGCGCGAGAAGGATGGGCGGTTCAGCGTTGCAGGTCTATCAAATATCGAGAAAGTACGTACTGACCTGTTCAATACCCTCAACAATCCGGCCAAGGTCAGTGTCAATCTGCTGACTGACCGGGAGGTGGTCGTCAGAGAGCTGGAGGGCAAGCAGGTACTTGAAGTGAAAATCCCGGCGGCTTCGCGTAAGCAGAAGCCGGTATTTCTCAATGGTCAGCCGCTAGGTAACACTTATCGTCGATTACATGAGGGTGATCGGCGTTGCTCTGAGGAAGATGTTCGCCGCATGTTCGCAGAGCAAGTGGAGGACTGTCGGGACGAGCGGATTTTGCCAAATTACGACTTCGCAGACATCGATCCGGACAGTCTGCGTATCTACCGCCAGATGCTTGGCGACATAAAGCCAGGCCATCCAGCGCTGGAGCACCAAGGGATTGAGTTTCTCCGACAGATAGGCGGCTGGCGAAAGGACCGCGCGAACGGAGTCGAAGGGCTGACTCTGGCAGGTTTACTGATGTTCGGACGCTGGCTTTCGATCCAAGAGAGTGTGCCGCATTACTTTGTGGACTATCAGGAGCGGCCGCAGGCCAAAACAGAACTACGTTGGGTGGATAGACTCGTCCCTGATGGAACCTGGTCAGGAAATCTGTTTGATTTCTACCGGCGGGTTTATCGCAAGTTGGTTGAGGACCTAAAGGTACCGTTCGTTCTCAAAGGTGATCAGCGCCAGGATGACACACCGGTACATGAAGCTCTGCGCGAGGCTTTGGTTAATACCTTGGTCCATGCCGACTATACCGGGCGGGTTTCTGTGTTAGTCGTGAAGCGTCCTGACTTGTTTGGCTTTCGCAATCCTGGCGGCTTACGTTTACCCCTTGAGCAGGTGTTGCAAGGTGGTACCAGCGATTGCCGGAACAGGCTAATGCACCAAATGTTTCTTCTTATAGGCCTTGGCGAGCGTGGTGGTTCTGGGGTTCCAAAAATCTACAGCGGGTGGCGCAGCCAGCATTGGCGACCGCCAGCCCTTTATGAAAAGCCCGAGCCCGAGCAAACCCTTCTTGAGCTTCGCATGTTGGACTTGCTTCCTGAAGGGGTGGTGGAGCAGTTACGAGAGCGATTTGGGGTTCGTTTCGAGAGCTTGGAACATACTGCCAGGTTGATTTTGGCCACGGCCGCGATTGAGCGGGTGGTCAGCCATAATCGTCTCCTTGAGATTTGTGATACTCATGCTCATGACTTGAGCCAACTGCTTGCGCGGTTGGTACGCGAGGGATTCCTTGTGCCCGACGGGCGCTCACGGGGCATGATTTATCACCTGCCGGGTGAGCAACTGCCTACGCCGGAGCAAGTGTTCGCAGGTCCGCTGCAGAGCTCCGAACATTACGCCGGCAGCTCCGAACATAACGGGGCTAGCTCCGAACATAACGCAGGTAGCTCCGAACATAAGGTCGAGCTGGATATGCAGCGAAACGATGATGGCTGTTTATTGAGCAATCATATTGACGCGCCGCTGATCGATGATTTGGACAGGCTTGATGCAGGGTTTCGAGAAAAGCTCGAAATACTGGCTGAGGAGCCGCGCAATCGAGAGCGCATGCAAAAGGATCGTATGCAACAGGTGATTATCACCCTATGCAAGGAGCACTATCTGACGCTCAACGTTTTGGCTAATTTGGTAAAGCGCAGTCCAGATGCCCTCCGTCAGCAGTACCTGAATGGAATGGTGAAAAGTAGGCAGATTCAGTTGGCATTTCCGTCCAAGCCGACTCATGAAAGGCAGGCGTACAAAGCGCACATGGGTGGACAGGACGAGGAGTAG